A region from the Triticum urartu cultivar G1812 chromosome 1, Tu2.1, whole genome shotgun sequence genome encodes:
- the LOC125532995 gene encoding uncharacterized protein LOC125532995, whose translation MDKSWMDHARHTKTYIEGVKQFIQFAFTNSARGSKILCPCKICVNCAWKESSVVYEHLVCDGFLEGYKKWLYHGEGPLCLPQRCETVKFQNDEVEDEDIFEVLDEIPEMLEDIGHEFGEVGDGGGNDGDLREDGSDPNIEAFHQLLDDAGQQLYPGCTSFSKLHFVVRLLHTKFLGGWSDKSFNILLELLNKAFPGDSPLPKNFHEAKKMIKCLGLGYVNIHACENDCILFRKQYANADQCPICKTSRWKSEKKSLDGKRVHQVPRKVLRYFPIKKRLQRLFISKKSATDARWHDEGRIRDGLVRHPADSPAWKHFDVTHPKFAEDSRNMSISA comes from the exons ATGGACAAGAGTTGGATGGATCATGCTAG GCATACAAAAACGTATATTGAAGGGGTCAAACAATTTATACAATTTGCATTTACCAATTCTGCTAGAGGGAGCAAGATATTATGTCCTTGTAAAATCTGTGTGAACTGTGCATGGAAGGAATCTAGTGTTGTCTATGAGCACTTAGTATGCGATGGGTTCTTGGAAGGGTATAAAAAATGGTTGTATCATGGGGAGGGACCGTTATGCCTTCCACAACGGTGCGAGACTGTCAAGTTTcaaaacgacgaggttgaagatgAGGACATATTTGAGGTACTTGATGAGATACCTGAAATGCTTGAAGATATAGGACATGAATTTGGTGAAGTTGGGGATGGTGGTGGGAATGATGGTGACCTAAGGGAGGATGGAAGTGATCCAAATATAGAGGCCTTTCACCAATTATTAGATGATGCAGGGCAACAACTTTATCCTGGGTGCACAAGCTTCTCAAAGCTACACTTTGTAGTTAGATTACTCCACACCAAATTTCTTGGGGGTTGGAGTGATAAGAGTTTTAACATATTGCTCGAGCTGCTTAATAAGGCCTTTCCAGGGGACTCGCCACTTCCTAAGAACTTTCATGAAGCAAAGAAGATGATAAAATGCCTTGGACTAGGTTATGTTAATATACATGCATGTGAGAATGATTGCATATTATTTCGAAAGCAATATGCAAATGCAGACCAATGCCCTATATGCAAAACTTCTCGGTGGAAATCTGAAAAGAAGAGCCTTGATGGGAAACGTGTACACCAAGTACCAAGAAAGGTTCTTCGTTATTTTCCAATAAAGAAGAGGCTTCAGCGGCTGTTCATATCAAAGAAGAGTGCAACAGATGCAAGATGGCATGATGAAGGACGCATAAGAGATGGTTTAGTGAGGCATCCTGCAGATTCTCCTGCATGGAAACATTTTGATGTGACACATCCAAAATTTGCTGAAGATAGTCGCAACATGTCTATTTCAGCCTGA